Proteins encoded by one window of Enterococcus saccharolyticus subsp. saccharolyticus:
- a CDS encoding Nif3-like dinuclear metal center hexameric protein translates to MSLSAKELIRRFEAYCPLWLAEEGDPVGLHIGTLNREINRVMMTLDVRPEVVEEAIEKKVDFIIAKHPPIFRPVQRLIEDDLQTKMYIDLLRHNISVYAAHTNMDIIEDGLNDWFCEMLDIQVTGYLKKTHEVRFKKLVVYVPVEDSAAMRQALGDAGAGSQGNYHHTSYSLIGTGRFTPTAAANPAIGSANKAEQVQETRIEVLYPETLQQQVLAAMFDVHPYEEPAYDILLLDNPPQTFGLGRVGQLAKPMSIETFAQKVKEVFQLDGLRLIEPQKPKKMIQTIAICGGSGGNFYPDALKAGADVYITGDVYYHTAHDMQTNGLTVIDPGHNIEVVCVPKFIEKMEEWKKEQNWDIEFISSETNTNPFQFR, encoded by the coding sequence ATGAGTTTATCGGCCAAAGAGTTGATTCGTCGTTTTGAAGCATATTGTCCGTTATGGTTAGCTGAAGAAGGAGATCCAGTTGGGTTACATATTGGTACCTTGAACCGTGAAATCAATCGTGTCATGATGACATTGGATGTTCGTCCAGAAGTGGTGGAAGAAGCGATTGAAAAAAAGGTAGACTTCATCATTGCCAAACATCCGCCTATTTTTCGGCCTGTTCAACGTTTAATTGAAGATGATTTACAAACGAAAATGTATATTGATTTATTGCGTCATAATATTTCTGTTTATGCTGCACATACAAACATGGATATTATCGAAGACGGCTTAAACGATTGGTTTTGTGAGATGTTGGATATTCAAGTGACAGGTTATTTGAAAAAAACACATGAAGTACGTTTTAAAAAATTAGTGGTTTATGTCCCTGTGGAAGATAGTGCTGCGATGCGCCAAGCTTTAGGCGATGCGGGTGCGGGATCACAAGGCAATTATCATCATACCAGTTATTCGTTGATTGGAACGGGACGGTTTACACCAACTGCAGCAGCTAATCCCGCGATTGGTTCAGCAAATAAAGCAGAACAAGTGCAAGAAACACGGATTGAAGTATTGTATCCTGAAACATTACAACAACAAGTGTTGGCAGCAATGTTTGACGTGCATCCTTATGAAGAACCTGCGTATGATATCTTACTATTAGACAATCCACCTCAAACATTTGGACTAGGTCGTGTCGGTCAATTGGCGAAACCAATGTCGATTGAGACGTTTGCACAAAAAGTGAAAGAAGTTTTTCAATTGGATGGATTACGCCTAATTGAACCTCAAAAACCAAAAAAAATGATTCAAACGATTGCAATTTGTGGTGGTTCGGGTGGCAATTTCTATCCAGATGCTTTAAAAGCAGGTGCCGATGTGTATATTACCGGCGATGTTTATTACCATACAGCCCATGATATGCAAACAAATGGGTTGACAGTTATCGACCCTGGTCATAACATTGAAGTTGTCTGTGTACCAAAATTCATAGAAAAAATGGAAGAATGGAAAAAAGAACAGAATTGGGATATTGAATTTATTTCTTCTGAAACAAATACCAATCCTTTCCAATTTAGATAA
- a CDS encoding tRNA (adenine(22)-N(1))-methyltransferase, whose translation MNEQELSQRLARVGSHVPQDARLADIGSDHAYLPVALMLKNKITFAVAGEVVKGPFQSAEKQVRKSGLTDQIVVRLADGLDAIEETDRINAITIAGMGGTLIRSILEAGKQHGRINGSERLILQPNVGEKTLREWLVENEYTIIEEEILAENKKIYEIIVAEKQEPVSYSDQELFFGPHLLKEKNDVFIQKWQREIAGKERVLAQLEKAEEKPLEKVAEIQTQLAWIKEVLA comes from the coding sequence ATGAATGAACAAGAATTATCACAACGTTTAGCACGTGTTGGTTCGCATGTTCCCCAAGATGCTCGTTTAGCAGATATTGGTTCAGATCATGCGTATTTACCCGTTGCATTAATGTTAAAAAATAAAATTACATTTGCGGTCGCAGGAGAAGTTGTCAAAGGTCCTTTTCAATCAGCAGAAAAACAAGTCCGCAAGAGTGGATTGACTGATCAGATTGTGGTGCGTTTAGCAGATGGTTTAGATGCGATTGAAGAAACTGACCGTATTAATGCTATTACGATTGCTGGAATGGGTGGGACGTTAATCCGTTCTATTTTAGAAGCTGGGAAACAGCATGGTCGTATAAATGGTAGTGAACGGCTCATTTTACAACCAAACGTGGGGGAAAAAACGTTGCGTGAATGGTTAGTTGAGAATGAGTATACAATTATTGAAGAAGAAATTTTAGCAGAAAATAAAAAAATCTACGAAATTATTGTTGCTGAAAAACAGGAACCTGTGTCTTATAGTGATCAAGAACTATTTTTTGGTCCGCACTTATTAAAAGAAAAAAACGACGTGTTTATTCAAAAATGGCAACGTGAAATTGCTGGCAAAGAGCGTGTTTTAGCGCAATTGGAAAAAGCTGAAGAAAAACCATTAGAAAAAGTCGCAGAAATTCAAACACAACTTGCTTGGATCAAGGAGGTTTTGGCATGA
- the dnaI gene encoding primosomal protein DnaI produces the protein MEDVGKNLNRLLDQKNYRTRFEEMMQEVLQDSDVRNFLDANKERLTKDDIERSYAKLYEFVQEKRKFELNDPAQIAPGYEPQLMLNFHSVDVTYIPTEELLARRHQEEVRNRVQALNMPKDIQEARIATYEGTAGRGEALMAAIDFIESYREAPKNFHKGLYLSGSFGIGKTYLLGAIARDLAEAGFSSTLLHFPSFAVEMKQAIGKDQVAEKMEAIKKAPILMLDDIGADAMSSWIRDEVFGVILQYRMQEQLPTFFTSNFTMLELEKHLSVTQRGEEEPLKAKRIMERIRYLTKEIGMSGRNRRNQ, from the coding sequence ATGGAAGATGTAGGGAAGAATTTAAATCGCTTATTAGATCAAAAAAATTACCGCACACGTTTTGAAGAAATGATGCAAGAAGTTTTACAAGATTCGGATGTGCGCAATTTTTTAGATGCCAACAAAGAACGGCTAACCAAAGACGATATTGAGCGTAGTTATGCCAAACTATATGAATTTGTCCAAGAAAAGCGCAAGTTTGAATTAAACGACCCTGCCCAAATTGCTCCTGGGTATGAGCCACAGTTGATGTTAAATTTTCATTCAGTGGATGTGACGTATATCCCAACGGAAGAACTATTAGCAAGGAGACATCAAGAAGAAGTGCGTAATCGTGTTCAAGCATTGAATATGCCGAAAGATATCCAAGAAGCTCGGATTGCGACCTATGAAGGAACCGCGGGACGTGGGGAAGCGTTGATGGCGGCGATTGATTTTATCGAATCGTATCGCGAAGCACCTAAAAATTTCCATAAAGGATTATATCTATCAGGAAGTTTTGGTATTGGCAAAACGTATCTGTTAGGTGCAATTGCACGCGATTTAGCCGAAGCTGGTTTTTCATCAACCTTGTTACATTTTCCTTCTTTTGCAGTTGAAATGAAACAAGCGATTGGGAAAGATCAAGTGGCGGAAAAGATGGAAGCAATCAAAAAAGCACCGATTTTAATGTTAGATGATATTGGTGCAGATGCGATGAGTAGTTGGATTCGAGATGAAGTATTTGGCGTTATCTTGCAATATCGAATGCAAGAGCAACTTCCGACATTTTTTACCTCTAATTTTACAATGCTCGAATTAGAAAAACATTTGTCTGTTACGCAACGTGGCGAAGAAGAGCCGTTAAAAGCCAAACGCATCATGGAACGTATCCGTTATCTGACCAAAGAAATTGGGATGAGCGGGCGTAATCGACGAAATCAATAG
- a CDS encoding replication initiation and membrane attachment family protein, which translates to MNTAWDEVQPNHIYQVFKSLPLTKEGNDGLLYLYQPIIGAQALALYYALLGDEEDSFENEFAHIDMLNALNIGLPDFLKARKQLEGMGLLSVFMKEDLEFGRMFLYRLEEPLHPCAFFKDETYSFLLWSVIGERKFNQMVERFKPKTLDISSYQEITRPFTEVYGSINEESFMRKTAKLEQVAQAYNMPQTTGIQLDATQIDWEFLVNLAEKKYISRANFTADFNHQLLLYQNLYGFDEMELVDLMTEAVSFVDGKVNEKELAKVVTRYTKQTPQKKMGIYVSEDAETRRFNTLRQSGFSEPDIELIQMSEATAPADFLQAIKQEKHSFVTDSETWLLKSLIEKSPLANSVINVLMHYVLVVQNNSALQASFVNRIATNWSEMGIKSPEDAIKHVRQLVKESKEAKEKRETQRTNYRKPIRKETLPDWVDNPVEEVEDSEKQAAINQRLQDYLRRKEGEK; encoded by the coding sequence GTGAATACCGCTTGGGATGAAGTTCAACCAAATCATATTTATCAAGTGTTCAAGAGCCTACCTTTAACCAAAGAAGGCAATGATGGTTTATTATACCTTTACCAACCAATTATCGGCGCGCAAGCTCTCGCGTTGTATTATGCTTTATTGGGCGATGAGGAAGATTCATTTGAAAATGAATTTGCACATATTGATATGCTAAATGCGCTAAACATTGGTTTACCTGATTTTTTGAAAGCTCGTAAACAGCTGGAAGGAATGGGGTTGCTATCTGTTTTTATGAAAGAAGATTTAGAATTCGGTCGAATGTTTTTGTATCGTTTGGAAGAACCGCTACATCCATGTGCCTTTTTTAAAGATGAAACGTATAGCTTTTTATTGTGGAGTGTCATCGGAGAACGCAAATTCAATCAAATGGTTGAACGCTTTAAACCTAAAACACTTGATATCTCTAGTTATCAAGAAATTACACGTCCATTTACTGAAGTCTACGGATCAATTAATGAAGAGTCTTTTATGCGCAAAACGGCGAAATTAGAACAAGTAGCACAAGCCTATAATATGCCACAAACGACGGGGATTCAATTGGATGCAACACAAATCGATTGGGAATTCTTGGTGAATCTAGCAGAGAAAAAATATATTTCTCGTGCTAATTTTACCGCTGATTTTAATCATCAATTGTTACTTTATCAAAATTTATATGGTTTTGATGAGATGGAGTTAGTTGATTTAATGACCGAAGCCGTTTCTTTTGTCGATGGAAAGGTCAATGAAAAAGAACTCGCGAAAGTAGTGACACGTTATACGAAACAAACACCGCAGAAAAAGATGGGCATTTATGTTTCGGAAGATGCGGAGACACGTCGCTTTAACACACTTCGTCAATCCGGATTTTCCGAACCAGATATTGAATTAATTCAAATGAGTGAAGCGACCGCACCAGCTGATTTTTTACAAGCTATTAAACAAGAAAAACATAGCTTTGTGACAGATTCAGAGACTTGGCTATTGAAATCATTAATTGAAAAAAGTCCGTTGGCCAACAGCGTCATCAATGTATTAATGCATTATGTATTAGTTGTTCAGAATAATAGTGCGCTACAAGCAAGCTTTGTGAATCGAATTGCAACAAACTGGTCAGAGATGGGCATTAAAAGTCCAGAAGATGCGATTAAACATGTTCGTCAATTGGTTAAAGAATCAAAAGAAGCCAAAGAAAAACGCGAAACGCAACGTACCAATTACCGCAAACCAATTCGTAAAGAAACATTGCCTGACTGGGTAGACAATCCAGTTGAAGAGGTTGAAGATAGTGAGAAACAAGCCGCAATTAATCAACGATTGCAAGATTATTTACGACGCAAAGAAGGTGAAAAATGA
- the nrdR gene encoding transcriptional regulator NrdR yields MHCPKCHHNNSRVIDSRQADDGRAIRRRRECEHCGFRFTTFERLEETPLLVIKKNGAREEFNREKVLRGLIRSAEKRPVAMEQMEQIVDHVETRIRERGENEIPSTLIGEYVMEELVDLDEIAYIRFASVYRQFKDMSVFLKELQDIVDKAKEANE; encoded by the coding sequence ATGCACTGTCCAAAATGTCATCATAATAATTCTCGTGTTATTGATAGCCGTCAAGCCGATGACGGTCGTGCGATTCGCCGTAGACGAGAATGTGAACACTGCGGCTTTCGCTTTACAACGTTTGAACGATTAGAAGAAACACCTCTCTTAGTCATTAAGAAAAATGGCGCTCGTGAGGAATTTAATCGTGAAAAAGTCTTACGTGGCTTAATTCGCTCTGCTGAAAAACGTCCAGTCGCGATGGAACAAATGGAACAAATTGTCGATCATGTTGAAACACGTATTCGTGAACGTGGTGAAAATGAAATTCCATCAACTTTAATTGGTGAATATGTCATGGAAGAATTAGTCGATTTAGATGAAATTGCTTATATTCGTTTTGCAAGTGTCTATCGTCAATTTAAAGATATGTCGGTCTTCTTAAAGGAACTACAAGACATTGTTGATAAGGCCAAAGAAGCAAATGAATAA
- the coaE gene encoding dephospho-CoA kinase (Dephospho-CoA kinase (CoaE) performs the final step in coenzyme A biosynthesis.), protein MILGLTGGIATGKSTVVSVFRAYGFPIVDGDVIARKIVEPNQAGLQAIVAHFGEGILLPNGHLDRKQLGSIIFADEQKRQQLDALLDPILRQSITAQIHQYHDAPLVIADVPLLFEANYEQFMDKIAVVYVPETVQLERLMNRDTLTKEQAQQRIASQLPIEEKKQRADIVFDNQGSIAQTKENVKSWLEAQKFI, encoded by the coding sequence ATGATTTTAGGTCTTACTGGCGGCATTGCAACTGGCAAAAGTACCGTGGTGTCTGTTTTTCGTGCCTATGGTTTTCCAATTGTCGATGGCGATGTGATTGCTAGAAAAATCGTCGAACCAAACCAAGCAGGCTTACAAGCAATTGTTGCACATTTTGGTGAAGGAATCTTATTACCTAATGGCCATTTGGATCGTAAGCAATTAGGTAGTATCATTTTTGCGGATGAACAAAAACGACAACAATTAGATGCGTTGCTTGATCCAATTTTGCGACAAAGCATTACAGCGCAAATTCATCAGTATCACGATGCGCCCTTAGTCATTGCAGATGTTCCTTTACTGTTTGAAGCAAATTATGAACAGTTTATGGATAAAATTGCAGTGGTGTATGTTCCGGAAACTGTGCAACTTGAACGTCTAATGAATCGTGATACGTTGACCAAAGAACAAGCCCAACAACGAATTGCTAGTCAATTACCCATCGAAGAGAAAAAACAACGTGCAGATATAGTGTTTGATAACCAAGGTTCTATCGCTCAAACAAAAGAGAACGTTAAAAGTTGGTTAGAAGCACAAAAATTTATTTAA
- the mutM gene encoding DNA-formamidopyrimidine glycosylase, whose amino-acid sequence MPELPEVETVRKGLVHLVKGKTIESVDVRWPRIIESPEVELFQNNLVGQTIEDIQRRGKFLIFKLTNFDMISHLRMEGKYGFDTDQQDVIDKHTHVIFHFTDHSRLSYNDVRKFGRMVLVLKNESSEYKGIKQLGPEPRPDVFYLETFQEKLKRSSKAIKPLLLDQKLVTGLGNIYVDEALWEAQVHPETPANVLDDGETTRLHQAIIDVLARAVEAGGTTIRSYANALGEAGTFQVALNAYGQTNLPCPRCQTPIVKTKVAQRGTHYCPTCQKRKG is encoded by the coding sequence TTGCCAGAATTACCAGAAGTAGAAACAGTTCGCAAAGGACTTGTACATTTAGTTAAAGGAAAAACAATCGAATCAGTGGATGTTCGTTGGCCACGAATTATTGAATCTCCCGAAGTAGAATTGTTTCAAAATAATTTAGTGGGTCAAACTATTGAAGATATTCAGCGTCGTGGAAAATTTTTAATTTTTAAATTGACGAATTTTGATATGATTTCGCATTTACGTATGGAAGGAAAATATGGATTTGATACTGACCAACAAGATGTGATTGATAAACACACACACGTCATTTTTCATTTTACTGACCATTCACGTCTTTCTTACAATGATGTGCGTAAATTTGGCCGGATGGTGTTGGTTCTGAAAAATGAAAGTAGCGAATACAAAGGGATTAAACAATTAGGTCCCGAACCTCGACCAGATGTCTTTTATTTGGAAACTTTCCAAGAAAAATTAAAACGTTCATCTAAAGCAATTAAACCATTATTGCTAGATCAAAAGCTTGTGACAGGTTTAGGCAACATCTATGTGGATGAAGCACTCTGGGAAGCGCAAGTTCATCCTGAAACGCCAGCTAACGTGTTAGATGATGGGGAAACGACCCGTCTGCATCAAGCAATTATCGATGTCTTAGCACGAGCAGTCGAAGCAGGTGGTACCACGATTCGTTCATATGCGAATGCGTTAGGTGAAGCTGGCACGTTCCAAGTGGCGTTAAATGCCTATGGACAAACCAATCTACCGTGTCCACGTTGTCAAACACCGATTGTGAAAACCAAAGTGGCGCAACGCGGGACGCATTATTGTCCAACGTGTCAAAAACGGAAAGGGTGA
- the polA gene encoding DNA polymerase I, whose product MTKNKLLLVDGNSVAFRAFFALHNSLERFKNNNGLHTNAIYAFNNMFENVMAKEAPTHVLVAFDAGKTTFRNAMYEEYKGGRAKTPGEFKEQMPYIRELINGLGVKHYELDNYEADDIIGTLANRVDKEQFDVVILTGDRDLTQLATEQVKVDITVKGVSDIESYTPEHIAEKYDGLTPLQIIDMKGLAGDASDNIPGVTKIGEKTAIKLLKQYDSVEGIYEHIDEMKKSKMKENLINDRELAFLSKQLATINIDAPVEVDIDSLKYEGKDLDKLVPFYKEMNFKTFLERLNVVDDQEMTDILFEVVEETTPEMFTEESALYIEMLGDNYHIEDIVGIAWGTKEKIYVARNEAVFEDAAFQDWLFDETKKKKVYDAKRTQVALNRYIGRPKGLSYDVLLAAYLLDTNDNSNDIAAVAAHYGYTEIQSDDVVYGRGAKKGLPEDEEVFFAHLARKIVAIDWLSEKLVEELEEKGQTQLFYEIEFPLSNILAEMEITGIKVDAQRLNQMKGEFAERLHEIEQKIYAQAGEEFNLNSPKQLGVILFEKMGLPVIKKTKTGYSTAVDVLEQLKEQAPIVEDILVYRQISKIQSTYVEGLLKMIQGDGKIHTRYVQTLTQTGRLSSVDPNLQNIPIRLEEGRKIREAFVPRKEDWVIYSSDYSQIELRVLAHISDDEHLKAAFLEGQDIHSSTAMRVFGIEKAEDVTPNMRRQAKAVNFGIVYGISDYGLSQNLGITRKAAQQYIDTYFDRYPGVKEYMETVVREAKDKGYIETLYHRRRYLPDINSRNFNLRSFAERTAINSPIQGSAADILKIAMIELDRRMKEEKLEATMLLQVHDELVFEVPESELEQLNQLVKEVMETAVSLHVPLVTDSSWGKTWYEAK is encoded by the coding sequence ATGACAAAAAATAAATTATTATTAGTGGATGGCAATAGCGTCGCGTTTCGTGCGTTTTTTGCGTTACATAATTCGCTAGAACGCTTTAAAAACAATAATGGACTGCACACCAATGCGATTTATGCATTCAATAATATGTTTGAGAATGTGATGGCTAAAGAAGCACCAACGCATGTATTGGTGGCTTTTGATGCAGGGAAAACGACATTCCGTAATGCGATGTACGAAGAATATAAAGGTGGACGTGCAAAAACACCAGGTGAATTTAAAGAACAAATGCCATATATTCGTGAATTAATCAATGGATTAGGTGTGAAACATTATGAATTAGATAACTACGAAGCGGATGATATTATCGGTACGTTAGCCAATCGCGTGGATAAAGAACAATTTGATGTCGTGATTTTAACCGGTGACCGTGATTTAACGCAATTAGCGACTGAGCAAGTGAAAGTCGACATTACAGTGAAAGGTGTAAGTGATATTGAATCATACACACCTGAACACATTGCGGAAAAATACGATGGTTTAACTCCGTTACAAATCATTGATATGAAAGGTTTAGCAGGAGATGCTTCTGATAATATTCCTGGCGTAACCAAAATTGGTGAAAAAACTGCGATTAAATTGTTGAAGCAATATGATTCCGTGGAAGGAATTTATGAACATATTGATGAGATGAAAAAAAGCAAGATGAAAGAAAACTTAATAAACGATCGTGAATTAGCCTTTCTTTCAAAACAGTTAGCTACAATTAATATTGATGCTCCCGTAGAAGTCGATATTGATTCTCTAAAATATGAAGGCAAAGATTTAGACAAATTAGTTCCTTTTTATAAAGAAATGAACTTTAAAACTTTCTTAGAGCGTTTGAACGTAGTTGATGATCAAGAGATGACGGATATTTTGTTTGAAGTCGTCGAAGAAACAACCCCAGAGATGTTTACAGAAGAATCTGCTTTATATATTGAAATGTTAGGCGATAATTATCATATTGAAGATATTGTCGGAATTGCTTGGGGAACAAAAGAAAAGATTTATGTTGCTCGTAACGAAGCAGTTTTTGAAGATGCAGCGTTTCAGGACTGGTTATTTGATGAAACGAAAAAGAAAAAGGTCTATGATGCTAAGCGAACACAAGTAGCGTTAAATCGTTATATTGGTCGTCCGAAAGGGTTGTCTTATGATGTATTATTAGCAGCGTATCTGTTAGATACAAATGACAATAGCAATGATATTGCGGCTGTGGCAGCACATTATGGTTATACCGAAATTCAATCCGATGATGTTGTGTACGGACGTGGTGCGAAAAAAGGTTTACCAGAAGATGAAGAGGTATTCTTTGCGCACTTAGCACGTAAAATTGTAGCCATTGACTGGTTAAGTGAAAAGTTAGTGGAAGAATTAGAAGAAAAAGGTCAGACACAACTATTTTACGAAATAGAATTTCCATTATCTAATATTTTGGCAGAGATGGAAATTACTGGTATTAAAGTCGATGCGCAACGTCTGAACCAAATGAAAGGTGAATTTGCAGAGCGATTGCATGAAATTGAACAAAAAATTTATGCGCAAGCAGGCGAAGAATTTAATCTGAATTCACCGAAACAACTTGGAGTTATTTTATTTGAAAAAATGGGTCTACCTGTTATCAAGAAAACCAAAACAGGTTACTCGACTGCAGTAGATGTCTTGGAACAATTAAAAGAACAAGCCCCAATTGTTGAAGATATTTTGGTTTACCGTCAGATTTCAAAAATTCAATCGACTTATGTTGAAGGTCTGCTAAAAATGATTCAAGGTGATGGGAAAATTCATACGCGCTATGTCCAAACCTTAACGCAAACCGGACGTTTAAGTTCAGTGGATCCAAACTTGCAAAATATTCCGATTCGTTTAGAAGAAGGTCGTAAAATTCGTGAAGCTTTTGTACCGAGAAAAGAAGATTGGGTCATTTATTCTTCCGATTACTCACAAATTGAATTGCGCGTACTAGCGCATATTTCTGATGATGAGCATTTGAAAGCAGCCTTTTTAGAAGGACAAGATATTCATTCAAGTACCGCTATGCGGGTGTTTGGTATTGAAAAAGCCGAAGATGTCACACCGAATATGCGTCGTCAAGCTAAGGCGGTTAACTTTGGAATTGTGTATGGCATTTCCGATTATGGTTTGTCACAAAACTTAGGCATTACTCGAAAAGCGGCGCAACAATACATTGATACCTATTTTGATCGTTATCCCGGTGTAAAAGAATACATGGAAACAGTGGTTCGAGAAGCCAAAGATAAAGGATATATTGAGACGTTGTATCATCGTCGTCGTTATCTACCAGATATTAATTCACGTAATTTCAACTTACGCTCGTTTGCAGAACGCACAGCAATTAACTCGCCAATCCAAGGAAGTGCGGCTGATATTTTGAAAATTGCGATGATTGAATTGGACCGTCGCATGAAAGAAGAAAAATTAGAAGCGACCATGCTCTTACAAGTACATGATGAATTGGTATTTGAAGTACCCGAATCTGAATTAGAACAATTGAATCAACTTGTAAAAGAAGTGATGGAGACAGCAGTGTCTTTACACGTACCATTAGTGACCGACAGTAGTTGGGGAAAAACATGGTATGAAGCAAAATAA
- a CDS encoding Bax inhibitor-1/YccA family protein, which translates to MNNHQVIEETTGLNKFYAKVYSIFGMGLGISALAAFLGGSIFLEQTLAFIQNFPLGLTGIWIAEIILVIVLSAKAQKNPSLTLAGFIVYALLNGIVLSVTILAYGVGNAGKAFVVATITFLVMALYGAFTKRDLSGIGRAGIGLLFGVIIATIVNMFLQSSGVDYFLSYVTVLIFVGLTAYDNQRIRQVYFASQGQDNLGLAAFMALQLYLDFINLFLSLLRIFSRD; encoded by the coding sequence ATGAATAATCATCAAGTCATTGAAGAGACAACTGGTTTAAATAAATTTTATGCAAAAGTGTATAGTATCTTTGGAATGGGCTTAGGAATTAGCGCATTAGCTGCCTTTTTAGGCGGTAGCATTTTTCTAGAACAAACACTAGCGTTTATTCAAAACTTCCCATTAGGATTAACTGGAATTTGGATTGCTGAGATTATCTTAGTGATTGTTCTAAGTGCCAAAGCACAAAAAAATCCATCTTTGACATTGGCTGGATTTATTGTATATGCGTTACTCAATGGAATTGTTTTATCCGTTACTATTTTAGCTTACGGTGTAGGAAATGCAGGTAAGGCCTTCGTTGTAGCGACAATTACTTTCTTAGTAATGGCGTTGTATGGGGCATTTACGAAACGTGATTTAAGCGGTATTGGTCGTGCGGGTATTGGTTTATTATTCGGTGTGATTATTGCAACTATCGTTAACATGTTCTTGCAAAGTTCTGGTGTCGATTACTTCTTATCTTATGTGACAGTGCTTATCTTTGTTGGTTTGACAGCATACGATAACCAACGTATCCGTCAGGTCTACTTTGCTTCACAAGGACAAGATAATCTAGGGTTAGCGGCTTTCATGGCATTGCAACTGTATTTAGACTTTATCAACCTCTTCCTATCGCTATTACGTATCTTTTCAAGAGACTAA
- a CDS encoding MaoC family dehydratase, with protein MDIGKPRKLGKTIDEIEEGESLSVTESIEDNQLLLYLGLTNDANPLYVQHDYARQTAYERPIVPSIMLMGIVTSAISKHLPGPGSHVVNFSVNFVEPVYHYETLTFDFEVIKVDKMKDVITISVEAVNTENDRVLDAVVMVQPPILIEESEETNE; from the coding sequence TTGGATATAGGTAAACCAAGAAAACTAGGAAAAACCATTGATGAGATTGAGGAAGGTGAATCGTTATCCGTTACAGAATCAATTGAAGACAATCAATTGCTGTTGTATTTAGGATTAACAAATGATGCCAATCCGTTGTATGTACAACATGATTATGCGCGTCAAACAGCGTACGAACGACCAATTGTTCCATCAATTATGTTGATGGGGATTGTCACAAGCGCTATTTCAAAACATTTACCTGGACCAGGCTCACATGTGGTGAATTTCTCTGTGAACTTTGTGGAACCTGTCTACCATTACGAAACATTGACATTTGATTTTGAAGTCATCAAAGTAGATAAAATGAAAGATGTCATTACCATTTCTGTGGAAGCAGTGAATACGGAAAATGACCGTGTATTAGATGCGGTTGTGATGGTTCAACCACCAATTTTAATTGAAGAAAGTGAGGAAACAAATGAATAA